A window of the Eleutherodactylus coqui strain aEleCoq1 chromosome 8, aEleCoq1.hap1, whole genome shotgun sequence genome harbors these coding sequences:
- the ZFAND2B gene encoding AN1-type zinc finger protein 2B isoform X1 has protein sequence MEFPDLGKHCSETTCKQLDFLPLKCDACEQIFCKDHITYALHSCSSTYKKDVQVPVCPLCNTPIPVKRGQTPDIVVGEHIDRDCKSDPAQQKRKIFTNKCGKQGCRQKELMKVICEDCHGNFCLKHRHPLDHDCKGKSAPISRAGHAALFRSQASSSKASASSSHTVAKPAAQPQRSRASVPSAQPPAAAAATLQNGLTEEEALQRALEMSLAETAQNTAPQHSSQEEEDLALAQALSASEEEYRRQQAEQGSRSSAKQSTCNIC, from the exons ATTTTCTACCTCTCAAATGTGATGCTTGTGAGCAAATATTCTGCAAAGACCACATAACGTACGCTCTCCATAGCTGCAGCTCCACGTACAAGAAG GATGTGCAGGTTCCAGTTTGCCCCCTGTGTAACACGCCGATCCCCGTTAAAAGGGGCCAGACCCCAGACATCGTTGTCGGGGAGCACATTGATCGTGACTGCAAGTCTGACCCGGCTCAGCAAAAGCGCAAG ATATTCACTAATAAATGTGGGAAGCAGGGCTGCCGGCAGAAAGAGCTTATGAAAGTGATATGTGAAGACTGCCATGGAAACTTCTGCCTCAAGCATAGACATCCACTTGACCATGATTGCAAAGGCAAGAGCGCCCCCATCTCCCGGGCAGG GCACGCTGCATTGTTCAGGTCTCAAGCCTCCTCTTccaaagcttcagcttcctctaGTCACACAGTAGCCAAACCAGCAGCACAACCTCAGCGCAGCAG AGCAAGTGTCCCCAGTGCCCAgccgcctgcagcagcagcagccacgCTTCAGAATGGATTA acaGAAGAAGAAGCACTACAGAGGGCTTTGGAAATGTCACTTGCTGAAACGGCGCAGAATACAGCTCCACAGCACAG CTCTCAGGAAGAAGAGGATTTGGCTCTAGCCCAAGCTCTGTCAGCTAGTGAGGAAGAATACAGAAGGCAGCAGGCT GAGCAAGGGAGTCGCAGCAGTGCCAAACAGAGCACCTGCAATATCTGCTAG
- the ZFAND2B gene encoding AN1-type zinc finger protein 2B isoform X2 codes for MEFPDLGKHCSETTCKQLDFLPLKCDACEQIFCKDHITYALHSCSSTYKKDVQVPVCPLCNTPIPVKRGQTPDIVVGEHIDRDCKSDPAQQKRKIFTNKCGKQGCRQKELMKVICEDCHGNFCLKHRHPLDHDCKGKSAPISRAGHAALFRSQASSSKASASSSHTVAKPAAQPQRSRASVPSAQPPAAAAATLQNGLTEEEALQRALEMSLAETAQNTAPQHSSQEEEDLALAQALSASEEEYRRQQARSDRHT; via the exons ATTTTCTACCTCTCAAATGTGATGCTTGTGAGCAAATATTCTGCAAAGACCACATAACGTACGCTCTCCATAGCTGCAGCTCCACGTACAAGAAG GATGTGCAGGTTCCAGTTTGCCCCCTGTGTAACACGCCGATCCCCGTTAAAAGGGGCCAGACCCCAGACATCGTTGTCGGGGAGCACATTGATCGTGACTGCAAGTCTGACCCGGCTCAGCAAAAGCGCAAG ATATTCACTAATAAATGTGGGAAGCAGGGCTGCCGGCAGAAAGAGCTTATGAAAGTGATATGTGAAGACTGCCATGGAAACTTCTGCCTCAAGCATAGACATCCACTTGACCATGATTGCAAAGGCAAGAGCGCCCCCATCTCCCGGGCAGG GCACGCTGCATTGTTCAGGTCTCAAGCCTCCTCTTccaaagcttcagcttcctctaGTCACACAGTAGCCAAACCAGCAGCACAACCTCAGCGCAGCAG AGCAAGTGTCCCCAGTGCCCAgccgcctgcagcagcagcagccacgCTTCAGAATGGATTA acaGAAGAAGAAGCACTACAGAGGGCTTTGGAAATGTCACTTGCTGAAACGGCGCAGAATACAGCTCCACAGCACAG CTCTCAGGAAGAAGAGGATTTGGCTCTAGCCCAAGCTCTGTCAGCTAGTGAGGAAGAATACAGAAGGCAGCAGGCT CGCTCTGACCGCCACACTTAG